A genome region from Pygocentrus nattereri isolate fPygNat1 chromosome 10, fPygNat1.pri, whole genome shotgun sequence includes the following:
- the jmjd7 gene encoding bifunctional peptidase and (3S)-lysyl hydroxylase JMJD7 isoform X1, whose protein sequence is MEEVRNYLRHFPEEARELYLNESVPYLDGPVSPLQFYRDWIGPNKPCIIRNAFSDWPALSKWNPAYLRETVGSKVISVAVTPNGYADAVNGDRFVMPEERQMTFSSLLDIIEGKVKSSGVFYVQKQCSNLTEELPQLTEDVQTHIPWMSEALGKLPDAVNFWIGEENAVTSMHKDHYENLYCVISGEKRFILIPPTDRPFIPYELYQPATYKQKQDDSFEIVDEEDSEKVPWIPLDPLNPDLDRYPSYRLARPLYCTVKAGEMLYLPSLWFHHVRQSHGCIAVNFWYDMDYDIKYNYFQLVESLTGAVGSV, encoded by the exons AGCTTTATTTGAACGAGTCAGTGCCGTACCTGGATGGGCCcgtctctccactacagttctATCGTGACTGGATTGGTCCTAATAAGCCCTGCATCATTCGCAATGCCTTCAGTGACTGGCCAGCTTTGTCTAAGTGGAATCCTGCATACCTCAG AGAGACTGTTGGCTCTAAGGTAATCAGTGTTGCTGTGACTCCAAATGGTTACGCAGATGCTGTGAATGGAGATCGCTTTGTGATGCCTGAGGAGCGTCAGATGACCTTCTCCTCGCTGCTGGACATTATAGAGGGCAAGGTGAAGAGCAGCGGTGTGTTCTATGTACAGAAGCAGTGCTCCAATCTGACTGAGGAACTGCCACAGCTAACGGAAGATGTACAGACTCACATCCCGTGGATGAGTGAGGCGCTTG gaaaaTTGCCTGATGCTGTAAATTTCTGGATAGGAGAGGAAAATGCTGTCACATCAA tgcACAAAGACCACTATGAGAACCTGTACTGTGTCATCTCTGGAGAGAAGAGGTTTATTCTGATCCCTCCCACTGACCGACCTTTCATACCATATG agcTCTACCAGCCAGCTACATACAAACAGAAACAAGATGACAGCTTTGAAATAGTGGATGAAGAGGATTCAGAGAAA GTGCCTTGGATCCCCCTAGACCCTCTGAACCCAGACTTGGATCGCTATCCATCCTACAGGCTGGCCCGGCCACTGTACTGCACAGTCAAAGCAGGAGAGATGCTTTACCTCCCCTCTCTCTGGTTCCACCATGTCCGCCAGTCTCATGGATGCATAGCAG TAAATTTCTGGTATGATATGGATTATGATATCAAGTACAACTACTTCCAGCTGGTGGAATCTCTGACTGGAGCTGTGGGTTCAGTATGA
- the jmjd7 gene encoding bifunctional peptidase and (3S)-lysyl hydroxylase JMJD7 isoform X2 — MGPSLHYSSIVTGLVLISPASFAMPSVTGQLCLSGILHTSDAVNGDRFVMPEERQMTFSSLLDIIEGKVKSSGVFYVQKQCSNLTEELPQLTEDVQTHIPWMSEALGKLPDAVNFWIGEENAVTSMHKDHYENLYCVISGEKRFILIPPTDRPFIPYELYQPATYKQKQDDSFEIVDEEDSEKVPWIPLDPLNPDLDRYPSYRLARPLYCTVKAGEMLYLPSLWFHHVRQSHGCIAVNFWYDMDYDIKYNYFQLVESLTGAVGSV, encoded by the exons ATGGGCCcgtctctccactacagttctATCGTGACTGGATTGGTCCTAATAAGCCCTGCATCATTCGCAATGCCTTCAGTGACTGGCCAGCTTTGTCTAAGTGGAATCCTGCATACCTCAG ATGCTGTGAATGGAGATCGCTTTGTGATGCCTGAGGAGCGTCAGATGACCTTCTCCTCGCTGCTGGACATTATAGAGGGCAAGGTGAAGAGCAGCGGTGTGTTCTATGTACAGAAGCAGTGCTCCAATCTGACTGAGGAACTGCCACAGCTAACGGAAGATGTACAGACTCACATCCCGTGGATGAGTGAGGCGCTTG gaaaaTTGCCTGATGCTGTAAATTTCTGGATAGGAGAGGAAAATGCTGTCACATCAA tgcACAAAGACCACTATGAGAACCTGTACTGTGTCATCTCTGGAGAGAAGAGGTTTATTCTGATCCCTCCCACTGACCGACCTTTCATACCATATG agcTCTACCAGCCAGCTACATACAAACAGAAACAAGATGACAGCTTTGAAATAGTGGATGAAGAGGATTCAGAGAAA GTGCCTTGGATCCCCCTAGACCCTCTGAACCCAGACTTGGATCGCTATCCATCCTACAGGCTGGCCCGGCCACTGTACTGCACAGTCAAAGCAGGAGAGATGCTTTACCTCCCCTCTCTCTGGTTCCACCATGTCCGCCAGTCTCATGGATGCATAGCAG TAAATTTCTGGTATGATATGGATTATGATATCAAGTACAACTACTTCCAGCTGGTGGAATCTCTGACTGGAGCTGTGGGTTCAGTATGA